In Halopseudomonas xinjiangensis, a single genomic region encodes these proteins:
- a CDS encoding OB-fold nucleic acid binding domain-containing protein, translating into MKRHFLALALASALVSPLSYAQAPHEQSHNSWVSISGQITNPTEEGFTLNYGEGQIRVDMNDADWYAPQGPFQEGATVSVYGEVNQADSAAEIVANSVFVESEGRLFTRTDTVFGKPEIIPVVPVRVGAFTYTGEVGKVQDDRFTIDTGRRELMVDVSAMKDNPLDEQGAMRIEQGDTVMVYGVLDAELGRSRTVTADSIITIDEGARNES; encoded by the coding sequence TTTTCTCGCCCTCGCGCTAGCCAGCGCTCTTGTCTCACCCCTCTCCTACGCTCAAGCACCGCATGAGCAGAGTCATAACTCGTGGGTCAGTATCAGCGGCCAGATAACCAATCCCACCGAAGAAGGCTTCACGCTGAACTACGGTGAAGGGCAGATTCGTGTCGACATGAACGATGCCGACTGGTACGCGCCCCAGGGGCCGTTTCAGGAAGGCGCTACGGTTTCGGTCTATGGCGAAGTCAACCAGGCCGACTCGGCTGCGGAAATCGTCGCGAACAGCGTATTTGTCGAAAGCGAGGGCAGGCTCTTCACCCGTACCGACACGGTCTTCGGCAAACCAGAAATCATCCCGGTCGTTCCGGTTCGCGTGGGCGCTTTCACCTACACGGGAGAGGTGGGGAAGGTCCAGGATGATCGTTTTACCATCGATACCGGACGCCGCGAGCTCATGGTCGACGTGTCCGCCATGAAGGACAACCCTTTGGACGAGCAAGGCGCCATGCGAATCGAGCAGGGCGACACGGTGATGGTATACGGCGTTCTTGACGCCGAGCTGGGCAGGTCGCGCACCGTCACAGCGGACTCCATCATCACCATCGACGAAGGGGCACGAAACGAGAGTTAA
- a CDS encoding glycoside hydrolase family 5 protein, giving the protein MNVAGAEFTGGVLPGQLNKHYFFPKNTYFEYWAERGIKTIRFPIKWERLQPKLRGAFDPFYAAQIDKMLTNAALNDIDVILDVHNYGRYRKQVVGTKAVPYGAYQNLLQRMSKRWGKHSALYGYDIMNEPYGLADKYWPKAAQAGINGVRKYDRENIIFVEGASYSSAARWPKYADKLLALKDPSDNIVFSAHVYLDKDASGRYVESPGKDFDMNVGVKRVTPFINWLKKNGKRGHIGELGVPPHDARWLKAMDNTLAHLQKNCIPVTYFAGGPAWGNHFLSMEPKKGKEKPQWKVLKKYVGKGNCSDFGPKA; this is encoded by the coding sequence ATGAACGTAGCAGGAGCCGAGTTCACCGGAGGCGTTCTTCCGGGACAACTTAACAAGCATTATTTCTTCCCCAAGAACACCTATTTTGAGTACTGGGCCGAGCGGGGTATAAAAACCATTCGCTTCCCGATCAAATGGGAACGTCTGCAGCCCAAACTCCGCGGCGCGTTCGATCCGTTCTACGCGGCACAGATCGACAAGATGCTGACAAACGCTGCACTGAACGACATTGATGTAATTCTCGACGTACACAATTACGGTCGGTATCGCAAGCAAGTCGTGGGTACCAAAGCAGTTCCCTACGGCGCATACCAGAACCTTCTGCAACGCATGTCCAAGCGCTGGGGCAAGCACTCGGCACTGTATGGCTACGACATAATGAACGAGCCCTACGGCCTGGCCGACAAGTATTGGCCGAAGGCAGCACAGGCAGGCATCAACGGCGTGCGCAAGTATGACCGTGAAAACATCATCTTTGTGGAAGGCGCGTCTTATTCAAGCGCTGCGCGCTGGCCCAAGTACGCCGATAAACTGTTGGCCCTGAAGGATCCGTCCGACAACATCGTGTTTTCTGCCCACGTATACCTGGACAAGGATGCCAGCGGTCGCTACGTCGAGTCGCCCGGTAAGGACTTCGACATGAATGTCGGTGTCAAGCGAGTCACACCTTTCATCAACTGGCTGAAGAAGAACGGCAAGCGCGGTCATATTGGCGAGCTGGGTGTTCCCCCGCACGATGCGCGCTGGTTGAAGGCGATGGACAACACGCTGGCACACCTGCAGAAGAACTGCATCCCGGTCACCTACTTCGCTGGCGGCCCGGCATGGGGCAACCATTTCCTTTCCATGGAACCGAAGAAGGGCAAGGAAAAGCCGCAGTGGAAAGTGTTGAAGAAATACGTTGGCAAAGGCAATTGCTCGGACTTCGGTCCCAAGGCATAA
- a CDS encoding glycerophosphodiester phosphodiesterase family protein — MKLRTMAAMVLTAGTFVVASPVALGNNWQKHEDRSARLEHLRDKIEQLRHKHRRSKSVVELGPRPMWLVDDMDDGPLKTRLQACSSKQARPTDFSIGHRGAPLQFPEHTLESYVAAARMGAGIVECDVAFTKDRQLVCRHAQNDLHTTTNIVVVPELNAKCTQPFVPADPATGTPAKAECRTSDITLAEFKSLEGKMDASNPMATTPEEYLGGTADWRTDLYASRGTLLSHKESIELFQALGVKYTPELKTPVVDMPYEGDYSQEDYARQMVEEYVQAGIDPRNVWPQSFRLDDVLFWINETPEFASQAVFLDESPITPDTSSLAYMEELRAQGVQVLAPAIWKMLTLNGRGDIVPSEYAENARTAGLDMIAWSMERSGPLANGGGWYYQSINDAINNDGDMLTVIDVLARDVGVIGIFSDWPATTTFYANCMGLK, encoded by the coding sequence ATGAAGTTACGCACGATGGCCGCGATGGTGCTGACCGCAGGAACGTTCGTTGTCGCTAGTCCGGTGGCACTGGGCAATAACTGGCAGAAACACGAGGATCGGTCCGCTCGACTGGAACATTTGCGCGATAAGATCGAGCAATTGCGACACAAGCACCGCAGGAGCAAATCGGTGGTGGAGTTGGGTCCACGTCCGATGTGGCTGGTTGACGACATGGACGACGGTCCGCTGAAGACCCGCCTGCAGGCATGCAGCAGCAAGCAGGCGAGGCCTACCGATTTTTCCATCGGCCATCGTGGCGCACCGCTGCAATTTCCTGAGCATACGTTGGAGTCGTATGTAGCTGCCGCTCGCATGGGCGCCGGAATCGTCGAGTGTGATGTCGCTTTCACCAAGGATCGGCAACTGGTATGTCGCCATGCGCAAAACGATCTGCACACTACGACCAACATCGTGGTCGTCCCCGAGCTGAACGCCAAGTGTACACAACCGTTCGTCCCGGCAGATCCGGCTACTGGTACTCCGGCAAAAGCCGAGTGCCGCACCAGCGACATTACCCTTGCCGAATTCAAGTCGCTCGAGGGCAAGATGGACGCATCCAATCCGATGGCCACCACCCCAGAGGAGTATCTTGGCGGTACGGCCGACTGGCGAACCGATCTGTATGCTTCACGAGGCACGCTGCTCAGCCACAAGGAAAGCATCGAGCTGTTCCAGGCGCTGGGTGTGAAGTACACGCCGGAATTGAAAACGCCGGTAGTCGATATGCCGTACGAGGGTGACTACAGTCAGGAGGACTACGCACGGCAGATGGTTGAGGAGTACGTGCAGGCTGGAATCGATCCGCGCAATGTCTGGCCGCAATCGTTCCGCCTCGATGACGTTCTGTTCTGGATTAACGAAACGCCCGAATTTGCATCCCAGGCGGTCTTCCTCGATGAGTCGCCTATCACGCCGGACACCAGCTCGCTGGCGTATATGGAAGAGTTGAGAGCGCAGGGGGTCCAGGTCTTGGCGCCGGCCATCTGGAAAATGCTGACGCTGAACGGCCGGGGCGACATCGTTCCGTCCGAGTATGCTGAAAATGCTCGCACCGCGGGGCTCGACATGATCGCCTGGTCAATGGAGCGCAGCGGTCCGCTCGCCAATGGCGGCGGTTGGTATTATCAGTCTATAAACGATGCGATTAACAACGACGGCGACATGCTCACGGTTATCGACGTGCTGGCACGTGACGTCGGGGTTATCGGGATCTTCTCCGATTGGCCGGCTACTACTACCTTCTATGCGAACTGCATGGGCCTGAAGTAA
- a CDS encoding YebG family protein codes for MAVEIVYRSSRDPEQLFMDKAEADRHDKMLELAETLSVVLQAGVPDLSERHAEEVSIYMARHRDIFAKAFKSTPEALQALTEPATE; via the coding sequence GTGGCCGTAGAAATCGTATACCGAAGCAGCAGAGACCCGGAGCAACTGTTCATGGACAAAGCCGAAGCCGACCGTCACGACAAGATGCTGGAGCTGGCCGAAACGCTATCGGTTGTATTGCAGGCCGGTGTTCCGGATCTGAGTGAGCGACATGCGGAGGAAGTGAGCATCTATATGGCACGGCATCGCGACATATTTGCCAAGGCATTCAAAAGCACCCCCGAAGCACTTCAAGCCCTCACCGAACCAGCGACCGAATGA